ATAATTGATATTATCaaaccaatcaaattaaaaataatatataattaatttatccaattgaaaacaatataagctcaaaagaaattcaaattacaatgaaataaaaagatcaaataatattttgtgaAAAGAATGATATCGAAGAAGCAAAGAGTCTTTGATACATTTGGAAAATGTATTCATAATTTCCTAGtgtttgttttagtaaaatgaGTTGAGTCAACGAGAAAACATGCGTTTGTTCGTAAGCATCATTTTACTCTTCACTATCATGTTGATGGAAACACAttcgtaaaaaaaaaaggaaaaacaatcaCCTCTCTCTCATTTGCATTCTCAAGCTTTGTACAGATTCTTAAGCTTCTCATTTGCttgaatctttttattttcggtTGCCTGAAATAAGAATGAAAACCAGTACAGTGctaatatttactaaaaatcacaaaaaccTTTTAAgacaaattattaaaacttttaataccTTTTTTAGAGGCAGTTTTCTTTGTTGCGTCTCCTTCTTGTTTTTGTTCTTGTTCTGCTGTttgttctatttcttctttctttttttgcattTCTTTAGCCAAGTTTCTATTCTTTTCGTCATGTTTCCTCTGCTCATTCTAAGCCTCCTATTTCCTTTTCAACTCAGCAACTCGGTTCTTTTCCATCATACACATATCAAAATATGCACCACAGCCACACTGTGTCTCATCTCATCCAAAGTACTAAAATATTGATTGCAATCAAGGTAAGAAGTCGCCATTACCATCTCCTTTAGGTTTCGACACCTGTTTAATTTCCTAGGGTGGCCTCATTTGCAATTGTTATTTCCTAGGCTGGGATAAAACACCCACTTCCTTTATcattatacataattataaaagatatttGTCGATGTATGCTTGCTGTAAGTAGAACAAATATTAGCCTCTTTCCATGTATGCTTGCTATAAGTAGAACAAATATGATATGAATTATTATAAGGTataatatcttttcttttattattgtttgggtgattgataaataaatgaaattaaagttgcaacgatatcatttaatagatacttttttgcttcgtgtgttctaaatttgcagtaatggctcgtctgcctttaattgcacaaaatgtgaggcgtaaaagaattggtattgctgtgacaatatggttggaaatctgtagaatcgcaatttggttcttatttagaatgggtgccagccttagcctacatagaccaaggattaggtcctataccatagatttttatgcaaaacgggattatgtgaagaggcttgtatatgctagtgacgagacctgtattgaacaagttaggatgaatagagctgccttttttaaactatgtgagatgttagaatcgatagggggattgaagtcgacaaggttcatgcttgttgacgagcaagtagcaatgtttttaacatatcatctcccatcacctgaaaaatcgagttatcaagcatcactttagaaggtccggggaaactgttagcagagcatttcatagtgttttaaatgctgtcatacgcttacaagatgtgttatttaaaaagccggagccaattacagccgattcttctgacacaaggtggaaatggtttaaggtattggactgagttttatatatagcttcaACAACATTtacttgatttagatttaaattagtattctaactcaaggttttatattatgtgatatagaattgcttaggtgctcttgatggaacccatatcaagattagggttccaacagttgataaacctagatatcgaacgcgaaaaggtgacatagcaacaaatatgctaggtgtttgtacacctgagatgcaatttgtttatgttcttcctggttgggaaggttcagttgccgatggacgggttcttcgagatgccattagtagaagacatggattaaaagttcctcatggtaaagtgtatagttagaggactttgaattattcattaagatcaaactttgtgtctgaattaatcatttaaaaaaaattattttataggttgttattatctagttgatgctggatacacaaattgtgagggatttcttgcaccatttagaggacagcgatatcatttgaacgagtggcgtcagggttatcagccaagttctccgcaagagttttttaatatgaaacatgcctcagcacgtaatgttattgaaagatgctttggcttattaaaacttagatggggaatacttaggagtccatcgttctatcctgtaagggtgcacaatagaattattattgcatgttgtttgctccataattttattcgaacccatatgagtattgatcccattgaagcggaggtgggagaaggattacctacaattaatgtggtggatgacgatgaaccgaatatcacaaatattcatccattggatgcttgggctacttggaggatggaactagccaaccaaatgttcgatgaatggcaagcatctagaaattagtttgtgaaacttttgtaaaacttttgtattgatttttgtattgtactaaacttgttgaattataatataatttcttctaattcagcatgtgttataat
This genomic window from Gossypium raimondii isolate GPD5lz chromosome 10, ASM2569854v1, whole genome shotgun sequence contains:
- the LOC128034085 gene encoding protein ALP1-like gives rise to the protein MLGVCTPEMQFVYVLPGWEGSVADGRVLRDAISRRHGLKVPHGCYYLVDAGYTNCEGFLAPFRGQRYHLNEWRQGYQPSSPQEFFNMKHASARNVIERCFGLLKLRWGILRSPSFYPVRVHNRIIIACCLLHNFIRTHMSIDPIEAEVGEGLPTINVVDDDEPNITNIHPLDAWATWRMELANQMFDEWQASRN